A section of the Asticcacaulis sp. EMRT-3 genome encodes:
- a CDS encoding CopG family antitoxin: MSGKDPETLKPFPSFASDQAVEDFIDTADLSDYDFSDMRPMNFERRPKDERLTIRLPSHLLALLKSEAARRHMPYGRFIRQTLEKAVKS, from the coding sequence ATGAGCGGCAAAGACCCAGAAACGCTTAAACCTTTTCCGTCCTTTGCAAGCGATCAGGCCGTCGAGGATTTTATCGATACGGCCGATCTGTCGGATTATGATTTTTCCGATATGCGACCGATGAATTTCGAGCGCCGCCCCAAGGATGAGCGCCTGACCATCCGCCTGCCCTCTCATCTGCTGGCCCTGCTGAAATCCGAAGCGGCCCGCCGTCATATGCCCTATGGCCGCTTTATCCGCCAAACTCTGGAAAAAGCCGTGAAGTCTTAA
- a CDS encoding BrnT family toxin translates to MQVDAYQGFDWDDGNMEKCRKHGMSLAEIESLFTATPLVGPDWLHSDAEERFRAVGICTSGRYGFIVFTMRERDGLRLIRPISARYMHEKEIVNYERQRPRNA, encoded by the coding sequence ATGCAAGTTGACGCCTACCAGGGCTTTGACTGGGACGACGGCAATATGGAGAAGTGCCGTAAACATGGCATGTCTCTGGCAGAGATTGAAAGTCTGTTTACCGCAACGCCTCTGGTTGGCCCTGACTGGCTGCATTCGGATGCCGAAGAGCGTTTTCGGGCGGTCGGCATCTGCACCAGCGGACGCTATGGCTTCATCGTGTTCACAATGCGCGAACGCGATGGCCTGCGATTGATCAGGCCGATAAGCGCCCGATACATGCACGAAAAGGAAATTGTGAACTATGAGCGGCAAAGACCCAGAAACGCTTAA
- the carA gene encoding glutamine-hydrolyzing carbamoyl-phosphate synthase small subunit, with product MTTELLAGCTGVLVLSDGTVYQGLGCGAVGDALGEVCFNTAMTGYQEILTDPSYMEQIVAFTFPHVGNVGVNSEDVEQLGPNSNSAPKRAAKGAIFRDAPTPPANWRADMSFNDWLTSRGVVAISGIDTRSLTKKIREHGMPHGVIAHSPTGQFDLAALVEKAKAWKGIGGLDLAPDATTAQSQSYDTDLWQWPEGYKARNDRAFKVVVVDYGVKQNILRALVDIGAEVQIVPAQTTAAEILARQPDGVLLSNGPGDPAATGLYAVPEIQKLVQAGVPVFGICLGHQMLAIALGAQTIKMEQGHHGANHPVKDVTTGKVEIVSMNHGFAVDRDSLPEGVVETHVSLFDGSNCGIALSGKPVFSVQHHPEASPGPVDSLYLFERFADNMRKVQKAMA from the coding sequence ATGACTACCGAATTGCTTGCAGGTTGCACGGGGGTTCTGGTTCTCTCGGATGGGACGGTCTATCAGGGCCTCGGCTGCGGGGCGGTGGGCGATGCGCTCGGCGAAGTCTGTTTCAACACCGCCATGACCGGCTATCAGGAAATCCTCACCGATCCCTCCTATATGGAGCAGATCGTGGCCTTCACCTTCCCGCATGTCGGCAATGTCGGCGTCAATAGCGAGGATGTCGAGCAGCTCGGTCCAAATTCTAACAGCGCTCCAAAACGCGCCGCCAAGGGCGCGATTTTCCGCGACGCCCCCACCCCGCCGGCCAACTGGCGCGCGGATATGAGCTTTAACGACTGGCTGACAAGCCGAGGCGTGGTGGCCATTTCCGGCATCGACACGCGCAGCCTGACCAAAAAGATCCGCGAACACGGTATGCCGCACGGCGTCATTGCCCATTCGCCGACCGGCCAGTTCGACCTTGCAGCGCTTGTTGAGAAAGCGAAAGCCTGGAAAGGCATTGGCGGCCTTGATCTGGCCCCCGATGCCACCACCGCCCAGAGCCAGAGCTATGATACCGACCTGTGGCAGTGGCCCGAAGGCTATAAGGCGCGTAACGACCGGGCTTTTAAGGTTGTCGTCGTCGATTACGGCGTCAAACAAAACATCCTGCGCGCCCTGGTCGATATTGGCGCTGAGGTGCAGATCGTCCCCGCCCAGACCACGGCGGCTGAAATTCTGGCCCGCCAGCCCGATGGCGTTCTGTTGTCCAATGGCCCCGGCGATCCGGCGGCCACCGGCTTATATGCGGTGCCCGAAATCCAGAAGCTGGTGCAGGCGGGCGTGCCGGTCTTCGGCATCTGCTTAGGCCACCAGATGCTGGCCATTGCGCTGGGGGCGCAAACCATCAAGATGGAACAGGGCCACCACGGCGCCAACCATCCGGTGAAAGATGTCACCACCGGCAAGGTGGAGATCGTGTCGATGAATCATGGCTTTGCGGTCGATCGTGACAGCCTGCCCGAAGGTGTGGTCGAAACCCATGTGTCGCTGTTCGATGGCTCCAATTGCGGCATTGCGCTTTCGGGCAAGCCGGTCTTCTCGGTGCAGCACCACCCCGAAGCCTCACCCGGCCCGGTCGATTCGCTCTATCTGTTCGAGCGCTTCGCCGACAATATGCGCAAGGTTCAGAAGGCGATGGCTTAG
- a CDS encoding M3 family metallopeptidase, with translation MKPLSRLWLTTAVSAAAFMGSQALASTPLDKAVDAFLSQSVLTATDRATIDARCQSALDLATQAKAALEARTGPATLKDDFAAYDTLNLILGDASNELYLVSETNVSKDVRDAAEACIPRLSDLGTAVSLSRPIYDRLAAIPTKGLDDKTAFTLNHQLIEYRLAGVDKDAATRAKITELQKAITTTGLEFDAHIRDDTGDIALKPEELKGLPQDYIDAHKPGPDGLVHLTFAYPDIFPMLDFADSRAARKKVYTAFRNRGYPANDTTLKTLLQERYDLATTLGYANYAALITADKMIGSEQHAAQFLDDMNAAAAPGARADYDELLAFGKTVDPSITQLQSYDTSYLENKLRKAKYDVDAAQVRQYFTLAKTRAGIFQLMHDMFGADIRPWDTPVWAPDVTAWSIYDGQRLVGHFYLDLSPRDGKYNHAAQFPIRTGVEGRQIPVGALVTNFPATGPMDHDDVTTFLHEFGHLIHDMYSGHTRYGVQSMNNLQWDFIEAPSQLLEEWTWDYDTLKSFASDPEGHPIPEDLVKRMNEGRHFGEAIQWKGQLAYSAVSLNFYNRKPDFDLDTLYNEQMARYSLFPAVPDTHPYDSFGHLNGYSAIYYTYVWSKAIALDLFTQFQKDGMRNPQTAIRYRKDVLEPGSSQDANTLIQTFLGRPMSLEAFKKELQKQ, from the coding sequence ATGAAACCTCTTTCCCGTCTGTGGCTCACCACGGCTGTGTCGGCTGCCGCCTTTATGGGCTCGCAGGCCCTTGCCTCCACTCCGCTCGACAAGGCGGTCGATGCCTTTCTCAGCCAGTCGGTGCTGACGGCCACGGACAGGGCCACGATCGATGCGCGCTGCCAGTCGGCGCTCGATCTGGCCACCCAGGCCAAGGCGGCGCTGGAAGCGCGCACCGGCCCGGCCACGCTGAAAGACGATTTCGCTGCCTATGATACGCTGAACCTGATCCTTGGTGATGCCAGCAATGAACTTTATCTGGTGTCGGAAACCAATGTCTCCAAGGATGTGCGCGACGCCGCCGAGGCCTGTATTCCGCGCCTGTCCGATCTGGGCACCGCCGTTTCTTTGTCGCGGCCCATCTATGACCGCCTGGCGGCCATCCCGACCAAGGGGCTGGATGACAAGACCGCTTTCACACTGAACCACCAGCTCATCGAATACCGGCTGGCCGGAGTCGACAAGGACGCTGCCACGCGCGCCAAAATCACCGAGCTGCAAAAAGCCATCACCACCACGGGGCTGGAGTTCGACGCCCATATCCGCGACGACACCGGCGACATTGCGCTCAAGCCCGAAGAGCTGAAGGGCCTGCCGCAGGACTATATCGATGCCCATAAGCCGGGGCCGGATGGTCTGGTGCATCTCACCTTCGCCTATCCCGACATTTTCCCCATGCTCGATTTCGCCGACAGCCGCGCGGCGCGTAAAAAGGTCTATACCGCCTTTCGCAATCGCGGCTATCCGGCCAATGACACCACGCTGAAGACCCTGCTTCAGGAGCGTTACGATCTGGCCACCACGCTTGGCTATGCCAATTACGCCGCCCTGATCACCGCCGACAAGATGATCGGTTCCGAACAGCACGCCGCGCAGTTTCTCGATGATATGAACGCTGCCGCCGCCCCCGGTGCCAGGGCCGATTATGACGAGCTGCTGGCCTTCGGCAAGACGGTCGATCCGTCGATTACGCAATTGCAGAGCTATGATACCAGCTATCTGGAAAACAAGCTGCGCAAGGCGAAATACGATGTCGATGCGGCTCAGGTGCGTCAGTATTTTACCCTGGCCAAGACGCGCGCCGGCATTTTCCAGCTTATGCACGATATGTTCGGCGCCGACATCAGGCCGTGGGATACGCCCGTCTGGGCGCCGGATGTCACCGCCTGGTCGATCTATGACGGCCAACGTTTGGTCGGCCATTTCTATCTCGATCTCAGCCCGCGCGACGGCAAATATAACCACGCCGCCCAGTTTCCGATCCGCACCGGCGTCGAGGGCCGTCAAATTCCTGTGGGGGCCCTCGTCACCAACTTTCCGGCCACCGGCCCGATGGATCATGATGATGTCACCACCTTCCTGCACGAATTCGGCCACCTGATCCACGACATGTATTCCGGCCACACCCGGTACGGCGTGCAGTCCATGAACAATCTGCAATGGGATTTCATCGAAGCGCCATCGCAATTGCTGGAGGAATGGACCTGGGATTACGACACGCTGAAAAGCTTTGCCTCCGATCCTGAAGGTCATCCGATCCCCGAAGATCTGGTCAAGCGCATGAATGAAGGCCGTCACTTTGGCGAGGCGATCCAGTGGAAGGGGCAACTGGCCTATTCGGCGGTATCGCTCAATTTTTATAACCGCAAGCCCGATTTCGATCTCGATACGCTGTATAACGAGCAGATGGCGCGCTATTCGCTGTTTCCAGCCGTGCCCGACACCCATCCCTATGACAGTTTTGGCCATTTGAATGGTTATTCAGCCATCTACTATACCTATGTCTGGTCAAAGGCGATTGCGCTGGATCTGTTTACCCAGTTCCAGAAGGACGGGATGCGCAACCCGCAAACCGCCATCCGCTACCGCAAGGACGTGCTGGAACCGGGCAGTTCGCAGGACGCCAATACGCTGATCCAGACCTTCCTTGGCCGCCCCATGAGCCTTGAGGCCTTCAAAAAGGAACTGCAAAAGCAGTAA
- a CDS encoding alpha/beta hydrolase, which yields MTKHSSFVRALSLVRLLAGGIAIGVIALGGTLATTAVAQVDKMTPIAAPAQPNAITLDTGPLPGATAKESWYTQYGSVFTRNVTVATLTPFLPDPAKATGAAVIVAPGGGFLTLSMENEGWQVAQALADKGVAAFVLKYRLKPTPEGMDDFETSMREMFSGTASRPPAPEDSRAALAPQMADVRAAFALVRAHSAQWHVDPDRIGMVGFSAGAMLTLTTALHGGDAKPAFVGIIYGPMTAVDVPADAPPLFAALASDDPFFAHSGFGLIDSWQAAKRPVEFHLYEQGGHGFGMYKKTTTSTGWFDNFAAWLGMHGYLKPKS from the coding sequence ATGACAAAACATAGTTCATTCGTTCGCGCCCTAAGCCTGGTGCGTTTACTGGCCGGCGGCATCGCCATCGGTGTGATCGCGCTCGGCGGCACATTGGCGACAACGGCGGTGGCGCAGGTGGACAAGATGACGCCCATCGCAGCCCCCGCTCAACCCAATGCCATTACACTTGATACAGGCCCGCTTCCGGGCGCGACGGCCAAGGAATCCTGGTACACTCAGTATGGCAGCGTGTTTACCCGCAATGTGACGGTCGCCACCCTGACACCCTTCCTGCCCGATCCGGCCAAGGCGACGGGTGCCGCCGTCATCGTAGCCCCCGGCGGCGGATTTCTCACCCTGTCGATGGAAAACGAAGGCTGGCAGGTGGCACAGGCCCTGGCCGACAAGGGCGTGGCCGCCTTTGTCCTCAAATATCGCCTGAAACCGACACCGGAAGGCATGGATGATTTCGAAACCTCCATGCGCGAAATGTTCTCCGGCACGGCCAGCCGCCCCCCCGCCCCGGAGGATTCGCGCGCGGCCCTGGCACCGCAGATGGCCGATGTTCGCGCCGCTTTCGCGCTGGTCCGGGCGCATAGCGCGCAATGGCATGTTGATCCTGACCGTATCGGCATGGTCGGTTTCTCAGCCGGTGCCATGCTGACCCTGACGACGGCGCTCCACGGCGGAGATGCCAAACCGGCTTTTGTCGGCATCATCTATGGCCCGATGACCGCGGTTGACGTACCCGCCGACGCTCCCCCTCTCTTCGCCGCCCTGGCGTCTGACGATCCTTTCTTTGCCCATTCCGGCTTCGGCCTGATCGATAGCTGGCAGGCCGCCAAGCGCCCGGTGGAATTCCACCTGTATGAGCAAGGCGGTCATGGCTTTGGTATGTACAAGAAGACAACGACCAGCACCGGCTGGTTTGACAACTTCGCCGCCTGGCTGGGTATGCACGGCTATCTCAAGCCGAAAAGCTGA
- a CDS encoding glycosyltransferase family 39 protein, whose protein sequence is MPFSSTASARQNEDFCLLAHLRPHAFFKALSRGETIIWLLTLSLFLHLFLAAVVPLTADEAYAVVVSRSHALSYYDHPPLAFAMARVMADLTGHETPFITRLPFVLMGTGSAILLFDITRRLYGAQAARWATAAFCLSPFFFSFAQGLIMPDGPLDFFLLLSFWLIQPVLFMNRESLLSWPAAGMALALAMMSKYQAVLFAVAALLALILTPQGRRQFKRPGLWIGLGLAFLGALPVIIWNAHHGWASFAFQTGRAYHHTSLIGHLGNGLAVLAGQALYLMPVTWLACQRQIVLALKSPKMEPAFLLAVLAIVPIVVFDVIALTGRHSLPHWTMSGFLFALPLVGRVRARMSGQGRFLRLKLAGCVVGAAGLVLAAQAQFDLTALLPKPLHRTDLGWQNLPWRALDGQVPGADRFIVTPDWVSAGQAGLALGPDYPLRVLSDAHQFQFMDQGRLKTMRDGYYVQAVPVGGRADMSALQQTYRLDGPARILPQFHVGHAAFDLVIAPVSLK, encoded by the coding sequence ATGCCTTTTTCATCTACCGCGTCTGCGCGGCAGAACGAGGATTTTTGTCTCCTCGCTCACCTGCGCCCCCATGCCTTTTTCAAAGCCTTGAGCCGGGGCGAAACGATCATCTGGCTCCTGACCCTCTCGCTTTTTCTGCATCTTTTCCTGGCCGCCGTCGTGCCCCTGACCGCCGACGAGGCCTATGCGGTGGTTGTGTCGCGCAGCCATGCCCTGTCCTATTATGATCACCCGCCACTGGCCTTTGCGATGGCGCGCGTCATGGCCGACCTGACAGGACATGAGACGCCCTTCATCACGCGCCTGCCCTTTGTGTTGATGGGCACGGGTTCGGCGATCCTGCTGTTTGACATCACGCGCCGTTTGTATGGTGCTCAAGCCGCGCGCTGGGCCACGGCGGCCTTTTGCCTGTCGCCGTTTTTCTTCAGCTTCGCGCAAGGCCTGATCATGCCTGACGGCCCGCTCGATTTCTTCCTGCTCCTGAGTTTTTGGCTGATCCAGCCCGTATTGTTCATGAACCGCGAAAGTTTGCTGAGCTGGCCAGCCGCCGGCATGGCCCTGGCCCTGGCGATGATGAGCAAGTATCAGGCGGTTCTGTTTGCGGTGGCGGCCCTGCTGGCCCTGATCCTGACCCCGCAGGGGCGGCGGCAGTTTAAGCGTCCGGGCCTGTGGATCGGGCTGGGACTGGCCTTTCTTGGCGCCTTGCCGGTGATCATCTGGAACGCCCATCATGGCTGGGCATCGTTCGCCTTCCAGACGGGCCGCGCCTATCACCACACCAGCCTGATCGGACATCTGGGCAATGGCCTTGCCGTTCTGGCCGGGCAGGCCCTCTATCTGATGCCGGTTACATGGCTGGCCTGCCAGCGCCAGATCGTGCTGGCGCTGAAAAGTCCGAAGATGGAACCGGCCTTTCTGCTGGCCGTACTGGCCATTGTGCCGATTGTCGTGTTTGATGTGATCGCCCTGACGGGCCGCCATTCCCTGCCGCACTGGACAATGAGTGGTTTTCTGTTTGCTCTGCCTCTGGTGGGCAGGGTACGCGCCCGGATGAGCGGACAGGGGCGTTTTCTGCGCCTCAAACTGGCCGGATGCGTGGTGGGGGCCGCCGGGCTGGTGCTGGCGGCACAGGCGCAGTTCGACCTGACCGCTCTCTTGCCAAAACCCTTGCACCGTACGGATCTCGGCTGGCAGAACCTGCCGTGGCGCGCGTTGGACGGACAGGTGCCGGGCGCGGATCGCTTCATCGTGACACCTGACTGGGTCAGCGCTGGTCAGGCCGGTCTGGCGCTGGGGCCGGACTATCCCTTGCGCGTGCTGAGCGATGCCCACCAGTTTCAGTTTATGGATCAGGGTCGGTTGAAAACGATGCGCGATGGCTATTACGTGCAGGCCGTGCCTGTGGGCGGCAGGGCGGATATGTCGGCCTTGCAGCAGACCTATCGTCTCGACGGGCCAGCGCGGATTTTGCCGCAGTTTCATGTGGGCCACGCCGCATTCGATCTGGTCATAGCGCCAGTCAGCCTGAAATGA
- a CDS encoding sigma-70 family RNA polymerase sigma factor — MTSPLLNVYLEKRAMLVRYFTARTRERGVAEDIVQELYLKISAQDEDYMVDNPSAFLFRAANNIWLNRMRGEGRDSRRNGQWHETTRQSMGDEVIVDEPDAEARLAARQQLELVIKGVDALPERTRDIFRLHRFEGLNQAEVAQRLGVSKSTVEKHLCAALKSLMALSKTGQGP, encoded by the coding sequence ATGACGTCGCCCCTGCTCAATGTCTATCTGGAAAAACGCGCCATGTTGGTGCGTTATTTCACGGCGCGCACGCGCGAGCGCGGCGTGGCCGAGGACATTGTGCAGGAACTCTATCTGAAAATCTCGGCTCAGGATGAAGACTATATGGTCGATAATCCATCCGCTTTTCTCTTCCGTGCCGCCAATAATATCTGGCTGAACCGTATGCGTGGCGAAGGCCGCGACAGCCGGCGCAATGGCCAGTGGCACGAAACGACTCGGCAATCGATGGGCGATGAGGTCATTGTCGATGAACCCGACGCCGAGGCGCGTCTGGCGGCGCGCCAGCAACTGGAGCTGGTGATCAAAGGCGTTGACGCCCTGCCGGAACGCACACGCGATATTTTTCGTCTGCACAGATTCGAAGGGCTCAATCAGGCGGAGGTGGCGCAAAGACTGGGCGTGTCGAAAAGCACGGTTGAAAAGCACCTGTGCGCGGCGCTCAAATCGCTGATGGCGCTGTCAAAAACCGGGCAGGGGCCATGA
- a CDS encoding FecR domain-containing protein codes for MTNDEIRTDAYEDQAIAWVVRAHASDMSDEDILALTEWLEADPAHLAAFDAAERAWMGEAALIASPEPTTDIIDLTQARVRRTAKPAPSRRLWLAVGAVAAALTGLALLPGLWSAQKPVIYTTSVGQTREVALADGTHLHLNSATRLEVLYSRKSRDIVLDQGEVALTVMHDAERPFSVRAGEAVLRDVGTEFDVLRHDGTVTVTVKSGAVAMLKAGETTQTPPPDRILHAGDQAVIEETSARAERSRVMVGQAFDWERGQAVYRNRSLAYVVSDLNRYFDKPIEVDADTGKLNVTAVFTLDSEAAVVRHLQVFLPVEATETDKAIMLRRRP; via the coding sequence ATGACCAACGACGAGATCAGGACAGACGCATACGAGGATCAGGCCATTGCCTGGGTCGTGCGCGCCCATGCGTCTGATATGTCGGACGAAGACATACTGGCCCTGACCGAATGGCTGGAGGCCGACCCTGCGCATCTGGCGGCTTTTGATGCGGCCGAACGGGCCTGGATGGGCGAAGCGGCCCTGATCGCCAGCCCTGAACCGACCACCGATATAATCGATCTGACGCAGGCGCGTGTGCGCCGCACGGCGAAACCTGCACCGTCGCGTCGCCTGTGGCTGGCCGTGGGTGCGGTGGCAGCGGCCCTGACCGGCCTTGCACTTCTGCCCGGCCTGTGGTCGGCGCAAAAGCCGGTCATCTATACCACCTCTGTTGGTCAGACGCGCGAAGTGGCCCTGGCCGATGGCACGCATCTCCATCTGAACAGCGCCACGCGGCTTGAGGTGCTCTATTCGCGCAAAAGCCGCGACATTGTGCTCGATCAGGGCGAGGTGGCCCTGACCGTCATGCACGATGCGGAGCGGCCTTTCAGCGTCCGGGCCGGTGAGGCCGTGCTGCGCGACGTCGGCACCGAATTCGACGTATTGCGGCATGATGGCACGGTAACCGTTACCGTCAAAAGCGGCGCCGTGGCCATGCTGAAAGCGGGTGAAACAACGCAAACCCCGCCGCCAGACCGGATTCTGCACGCCGGCGACCAGGCTGTGATTGAGGAAACCAGCGCCCGCGCCGAACGTTCAAGAGTGATGGTCGGACAGGCTTTCGACTGGGAACGCGGGCAGGCGGTTTACCGTAACCGTTCGCTGGCCTATGTGGTAAGTGATCTCAACCGTTATTTCGACAAACCGATTGAGGTTGACGCCGATACCGGCAAACTGAATGTCACGGCTGTATTCACACTCGATTCGGAGGCTGCGGTTGTTCGTCACCTGCAAGTGTTTCTGCCGGTTGAGGCAACCGAAACCGACAAGGCGATCATGCTGCGCCGCCGTCCCTAG
- a CDS encoding TonB-dependent receptor — MGLGLAMALPAQAAQSYDLNIPTEPLSQAVIDLARQTNSSIGGVDPMQCRARPRAIQGRMTPLTAMKRLLAASHCRVRQADSTTFVLSLRPLHLPRIWHTAPEAEAPTEIVVTINRRLQTVATAASAISVIDAGMLERYGGDLSDVAAQAAGLTMTNLGAGRDKILLRGLSDGVFTGRTQSSVGLYLDDFPITYNAPDPDLLLVDVARVEILKGPQGALYGEGSISGVVRFVTRRPDLKAFGGFVDAGLGVSGQADMSSRAEGVVNLPLLKDRLAVRLVAYNDQAGGYIRDAAAMRNHINGVQRFGSRISGLWKINDKWLVSLQQATQHINAKDSQYVSGHLGTYTRDEAVREPHDNDFSQTAFSIRGRTQLGTLKLSLAHLHHHLDSRYDASPLAGQYGLPVASGLIYDQGQAVELTTRELTLTSPSDQRLRWLAGVFSAQSTERLTPLLSEAASQTALYTERRHDRITTLAAFGELSYDLTPHWNATIGLRQTGTRHDLDSYLETETVDGDHSESLNLHQSSTRLSHQVTLRYRPSENATFYVQSGEGYRSGGFNTTHLYGTTAIPASYRGDELNSYEVGAKLGLPTAGLHFNLAIFKAYWRDLQSDQLQADGLPVTVNIGNGVNTGLEAEAVWTATPNLTLKAAGLFNAPRLTRPNPDYVTSEDSGLPYIAGQSLSLSADWRRTLGTAVWRSGANLSWRGRSHLNFGPLQSIEMGGYATLDLDSQIEMGHLRYAVRLDNALEARGNSFAYGNPFSLGITPQQTPPRPRTLWISVSRSF; from the coding sequence TTGGGTCTGGGTCTGGCGATGGCCTTGCCTGCCCAGGCGGCACAGAGTTATGACCTCAATATTCCAACTGAGCCCCTGTCTCAGGCCGTCATCGATCTGGCGCGCCAGACGAACAGCAGTATTGGTGGCGTCGATCCTATGCAATGCAGGGCCAGGCCGCGCGCGATTCAGGGCCGCATGACGCCGCTGACGGCCATGAAGAGGCTGTTGGCAGCCAGCCATTGCCGCGTCCGTCAGGCCGATAGCACAACCTTCGTGCTGAGCCTGCGCCCGCTGCATCTGCCCCGAATCTGGCACACCGCGCCTGAGGCGGAAGCGCCGACCGAAATCGTTGTCACCATCAATCGCCGCCTTCAGACCGTGGCCACGGCGGCTTCGGCGATCAGCGTCATCGATGCCGGGATGCTGGAGCGCTATGGCGGCGATCTGTCGGACGTGGCGGCGCAGGCGGCGGGCCTGACCATGACCAATCTCGGGGCGGGCCGCGACAAGATCCTGCTGCGCGGCCTGTCCGACGGCGTGTTTACCGGACGCACCCAGTCCAGTGTCGGGCTCTACCTCGATGATTTCCCGATCACCTATAATGCACCCGATCCCGATCTGCTGCTGGTTGATGTCGCGCGCGTCGAGATTTTGAAAGGGCCGCAAGGCGCGCTGTATGGCGAGGGATCGATTTCCGGCGTGGTGCGCTTTGTCACGCGCCGCCCTGACCTGAAGGCCTTTGGCGGCTTTGTCGATGCCGGGCTGGGTGTGAGCGGTCAGGCCGATATGTCGAGCCGCGCCGAAGGCGTTGTCAATCTGCCGTTGCTAAAAGACCGGCTGGCGGTACGTCTTGTCGCCTATAATGATCAGGCGGGCGGCTATATCCGCGATGCCGCCGCGATGCGTAACCATATCAATGGCGTGCAGCGTTTTGGCTCGCGCATTTCAGGCTTATGGAAGATCAATGATAAATGGTTGGTATCGCTGCAACAGGCGACCCAGCATATCAACGCCAAGGACAGCCAGTATGTGTCGGGCCACCTTGGCACCTATACGCGCGATGAGGCCGTGCGCGAACCGCATGATAATGATTTCAGCCAGACCGCCTTCAGCATCAGGGGCCGCACACAGCTCGGCACGCTGAAGCTGTCTCTTGCCCATCTGCATCATCATCTCGACAGCCGTTACGATGCCTCGCCTCTGGCCGGCCAGTATGGACTGCCCGTCGCATCGGGACTGATCTATGATCAGGGTCAGGCCGTTGAACTGACGACGCGCGAACTCACCCTGACCTCGCCGTCAGACCAGAGGCTGCGCTGGCTGGCCGGGGTGTTTTCGGCGCAAAGCACCGAACGCCTGACGCCGCTTTTAAGCGAGGCGGCCTCTCAGACGGCGCTCTATACGGAAAGGCGGCATGACCGCATCACCACACTGGCGGCCTTTGGCGAGCTGAGCTACGACCTGACGCCGCACTGGAATGCCACGATCGGCCTGCGCCAGACCGGCACCCGCCATGATCTCGACAGCTATCTGGAAACCGAAACCGTTGATGGCGATCACAGCGAATCTTTGAACCTGCATCAATCCAGCACGCGCCTGTCGCATCAGGTGACCCTGCGTTACCGCCCCAGCGAAAACGCCACCTTTTACGTCCAGTCGGGCGAAGGCTATCGCAGCGGCGGCTTCAACACCACGCACCTTTATGGCACGACCGCCATACCGGCCAGCTATCGCGGCGATGAACTGAATTCCTATGAGGTGGGAGCCAAGCTGGGTCTTCCCACAGCGGGCCTCCACTTCAATCTGGCCATCTTCAAGGCCTATTGGCGCGACCTGCAAAGCGACCAGTTGCAGGCCGATGGGCTGCCGGTCACGGTCAATATCGGCAATGGCGTCAATACGGGGCTGGAAGCCGAGGCGGTATGGACGGCCACACCGAACCTGACGCTGAAGGCAGCGGGCCTGTTCAATGCGCCCCGGTTGACGCGGCCCAATCCCGACTATGTGACCAGCGAGGATTCCGGCCTGCCCTATATTGCCGGCCAGAGCCTCAGCCTGTCGGCCGACTGGCGGCGCACACTGGGCACGGCTGTGTGGCGCAGCGGCGCCAATCTGAGCTGGCGCGGGCGTTCGCACCTCAATTTCGGGCCGCTGCAAAGCATTGAAATGGGCGGCTATGCGACACTTGATCTCGATAGCCAGATCGAAATGGGCCACCTGCGCTATGCGGTACGGCTCGATAATGCGCTGGAAGCGCGCGGCAACAGCTTTGCCTATGGCAATCCGTTCAGCCTCGGCATCACGCCGCAACAGACCCCGCCGCGCCCGCGCACCCTGTGGATCAGCGTATCACGCAGCTTCTGA